A genomic region of Homalodisca vitripennis isolate AUS2020 chromosome 5, UT_GWSS_2.1, whole genome shotgun sequence contains the following coding sequences:
- the LOC124363977 gene encoding uncharacterized protein LOC124363977 isoform X2 produces the protein MLKENCDGRKRMMDSEIAFRADPVYIASVTVNYHGQSPRESQSPRVSQSPRESQSPRKIPLNPQEKPVY, from the exons atgctTAAAGAAAACTGTGACGGcag GAAACGAATGATGGATTCAGAAATAGCATTCCGTGCCGACCCCGTCTACATCGCATCTGTCACCGTCAACTACCATGGCCAAAGCCCAAGAGAGAGCCAAAGCCCAAGAGTGAGCCAAAGCCCAAGAGAGAGCCAAAGCCCAAGAAAGATACCACTAAACCCACAAGAGAAGCCGGTCTACTGA
- the LOC124363781 gene encoding PAX-interacting protein 1-like, which translates to MTNHERVVDERSGALEEHALEEHAWEEHALEEHALDEHALEEHALDEHALEEHTLEEHALEEHTLEEHTLEEHALEEHILEEHTLEEHALEEHALEEHALEEHALEEHTLEEHTLEEHALEEHILEEHTLEEHTLEEHALEEHALEEHALEEHTLEEHALEEHTLEEHTLEEHALEEHTLEEHTLEEHTLEEHALEEHALEEHALEEHTLEEHALEEHILEEHTLEEHALEEHALEEHALEEHTLEEHALEEHILEEHTLEEHALEEHALEEHALEEHALEEHALEEHALEEHTLEEHTLEEHTLEEHTLEEHTLEEHTLEEHALEEHALEEHALEEHTLEEHALEEHILEEHTLEEHALEEHALEEHALEEHALEEHALEEHTLEEHALEEHTLEEHTLEEHALEEHILEEHTLEEHALEEHALEEHALEEHTLEEHTLEEHALEEHILEEHTLEEHTLEEHTLEEHALEEHALEEHALEENAADEHGGISQYCSLHFTFTTNRPQFLCLC; encoded by the coding sequence ATGACTAACCATGAGCGCGTTGTGGATGAGAGGTCAGGTGCCTTGGAGGAACATGCCTTGGAGGAACATGCCTGGGAGGAACATGCCTTGGAGGAACATGCATTGGATGAACATGCCTTGGAGGAACATGCATTGGATGAACATGCCTTGGAGGAACATACCTTGGAGGAACATGCCTTGGAGGAACATACCTTGGAGGAACATACATTGGAGGAACATGCCTTGGAGGAACATATCTTGGAGGAACATACCTTGGAGGAACATGCCTTGGAGGAACATGCCTTGGAGGAACATGCCTTGGAGGAACATGCCTTGGAGGAACATACCTTGGAGGAACATACATTGGAGGAACATGCCTTGGAGGAACATATCTTGGAGGAACATACCTTGGAGGAACATACCTTGGAGGAACATGCCCTGGAGGAACATGCCTTGGAGGAACATGCCTTGGAGGAACATACCTTGGAGGAACATGCCTTGGAGGAACATACCTTGGAGGAACATACATTGGAGGAACATGCCTTGGAGGAACATACCTTGGAGGAACATACCTTGGAGGAACATACCTTGGAGGAACATGCCCTGGAGGAACATGCCTTGGAGGAACATGCCTTGGAGGAACATACCTTGGAGGAACATGCCTTGGAGGAACATATCTTGGAGGAACATACCTTGGAGGAACATGCCCTGGAGGAACATGCCTTGGAGGAACATGCCTTGGAGGAACATACCTTGGAGGAACATGCCTTGGAGGAACATATCTTGGAGGAACATACCTTGGAGGAACATGCCTTGGAGGAACATGCCTTGGAGGAACATGCCTTGGAGGAACATGCCTTGGAGGAACATGCCTTGGAGGAACATGCTTTGGAGGAACATACATTGGAGGAACATACCTTGGAGGAACATACCTTGGAGGAACATACCTTGGAGGAACATACCTTGGAGGAACATACCTTGGAGGAACATGCCCTGGAGGAACATGCCTTGGAGGAACATGCCTTGGAGGAACATACCTTGGAGGAACATGCCTTGGAGGAACATATCTTGGAGGAACATACCTTGGAGGAACATGCCTTGGAGGAACATGCCTTGGAGGAACATGCCTTGGAGGAACATGCCTTGGAGGAACATGCTTTGGAGGAACATACCTTGGAGGAACATGCCTTGGAGGAACATACCTTGGAGGAACATACATTGGAGGAACATGCCTTGGAGGAACATATCTTGGAGGAACATACCTTGGAGGAACATGCCTTGGAGGAACATGCCTTGGAGGAACATGCCTTGGAGGAACATACCTTGGAGGAACATACATTGGAGGAACATGCCTTGGAGGAACATATCTTGGAGGAACATACCTTGGAGGAACATACCTTGGAGGAACATACCTTGGAGGAACATGCCCTGGAGGAACATGCCTTGGAGGAACATGCCTTGGAGGAAAATGCCGCGGATGAACATGGTGGAATTTCACAATATTGTAGTTTACATTTTACTTTCACAACCAATCGTCCGCAATTTTTGTGTCTCTGCTGA
- the LOC124363320 gene encoding farnesol dehydrogenase-like → MDQWKGKVAIVTGASAGIGAAIAQALVHHGMVVVGLARRQEKMQELAKKLSEAKEPGKLHAVKCDLTKEEDILAAFQWTDKELGGADVLVNNAGLAVLGHLQDGNTKDWSNMLNLNILALCISTREYLESMERRKNQHGHIININSVAGHIIFSSRGGVYAGTKHAVKAITQSLRRELVDKNSKIKVTSISPGITRTEMTGSNLDLLQGNGSLDPSFLAKAVVDTLGTSEETQVCEMIINAMPSKFVVY, encoded by the exons ATGGATCAATGGAAAGGAAAGGTTGCTATAGTGACAGGGGCCAGTGCAGGTATAGGGGCTGCTATAGCTCAGGCTCTGGTCCATCATGGGATGGTTGTGGTAGGGCTGGCCAGGAGACAGGAGAAGATGCag GAATTAGCCAAAAAACTATCCGAAGCTAAGGAACCAGGGAAGCTGCATGCTGTTAAATGTGATCTCACGAAGGAAGAAGATATTCTCGCCGCTTTCCAGTGGACGGATAAGGAACTGGGTGGCGCTGACGTTCTTGTAAACAACGCTGGCTTGGCAGTATTAGGCCATTTACAAG ACGGAAATACAAAAGATTGGAGCAACATGCTCAACCTCAACATACTTGCCCTCTGTATATCGACCAGGGAGTACCTCGAGTCAATGGAGAGACGGAAGAATCAACATGGACATATCATTAACATTAACAG TGTTGCAGGCCACATAATATTCAGTTCTAGAGGTGGAGTGTATGCGGGCACAAAACACGCTGTCAAAGCCATCACCCAGAGTCTTAGGAGAGAGCTGGTCgacaaaaacagtaaaataaaagtcACC AGTATCAGTCCTGGGATAACAAGGACAGAGATGACGGGGTCAAACTTGGATCTGCTTCAAGGCAATGGATCCTTGGATCCTTCCTTCCTGGCTAAGGCTGTTGTTGACACTCTCGGCACGTCCGAGGAGACTCAG GTTTGTGAAATGATTATCAACGCCATGCCCAGCAAGTTTGTGGTCTACTGA
- the LOC124363977 gene encoding histone H1E-like isoform X1, with translation MKNLYFFFEIILWIIYNLCLKKTVTAEILVYDGHAMEMQETNDGFRNSIPCRPRLHRICHRQLPWPKPKREPKPKSEPKPKREPKPKKDTTKPTREAGLLNHHKNITNVRHTV, from the exons ATGAAGAATCTTtactttttctttgaaataatccTTTggataatttacaatttatgctTAAAGAAAACTGTGACGGcag AAATTCTCGTTTATGACGGACACGCAATGGAGATGCAG GAAACGAATGATGGATTCAGAAATAGCATTCCGTGCCGACCCCGTCTACATCGCATCTGTCACCGTCAACTACCATGGCCAAAGCCCAAGAGAGAGCCAAAGCCCAAGAGTGAGCCAAAGCCCAAGAGAGAGCCAAAGCCCAAGAAAGATACCACTAAACCCACAAGAGAAGCCGGTCTACTGAATCACCACAAAAACATAACTAATGTTCGACACACAGTATGA